Part of the Vicia villosa cultivar HV-30 ecotype Madison, WI unplaced genomic scaffold, Vvil1.0 ctg.000637F_1_1, whole genome shotgun sequence genome, TTGAAGGTTTTCTTCGCGTCCATTTTTTTTGAGCCGGTTCTGTTTGTACACTAGCCTGTGTTTTGTTCATTCCTGTAGACAACATAACCGCACCTAGCGTTTCAGCAACAGTTTCGACATCAACCTGGTTTTTTGGTCCTACCTCTTCGTCTTTATTTTCTCTATTCTGATTGTTTGCAGCAGCAGTGATTAGTTGAACTTCTGCCTCCTCTTCTTTATCCTTCCCCTTAGTCTCGCATCGACTTTGACTAGAAGACACGTTAAAGAGATCCTTACTGCTTAAACTGGAACTGGACTCACGCTTCTTCGATTCATCAGTGATTTTTGGTAGAGGAGACGCCCTCAGCCATTGTCCAAAAGccagatcttgttcttcaatgtctTCGAATCCCTCCTCATTAAGTTCTTCGATAGCCTCACAATCCTTTATTTGGTGACCCATTCGCCCACATATGAAGCAGAAAATGGGGAGCCTTTCGTACTTGAAGTGGACTCTAATCTTCTTCTCCTTAAACGTAACAACAGTGCCACGTTTCAATGGTTCCTTAAGATCCAAAGTGACTTTAACCCGCAGAAATCTACCGTTCCTGTGTGCCTCTTTTGCATCCATTTCTTCAAAGGTACCAATGATATTCCCCAGCTTTTTTGCCATAGTATCAGATCTGAGAACTAGAGGAAGATCATAAATTCTTACCCAGAAAGAACTGAAGTGTAGATCCAATTCCGACGGTTGCTCTTCTCCAGAGATGCGCTTTAGGACCAGGAGAGCTCTGTCAAAACTCCAGGGCCCGGATTTAAGAACATACTCCATGTCTCTCCTAGAATTGAACTTgaagagaaacaagtttttgctTAGATCTTGAACTTCCACAGTGTGTTTCAGTTTCCATGCATTCACCATC contains:
- the LOC131630024 gene encoding uncharacterized protein LOC131630024 is translated as MENWKNYALSKEEEEGVVADEGEVFEDESIQRTLAGRLWTESNFNSRAFKSTMVNAWKLKHTVEVQDLSKNLFLFKFNSRRDMEYVLKSGPWSFDRALLVLKRISGEEQPSELDLHFSSFWVRIYDLPLVLRSDTMAKKLGNIIGTFEEMDAKEAHRNGRFLRVKVTLDLKEPLKRGTVVTFKEKKIRVHFKYERLPIFCFICGRMGHQIKDCEAIEELNEEGFEDIEEQDLAFGQWLRASPLPKITDESKKRESSSSLSSKDLFNVSSSQSRCETKGKDKEEEAEVQLITAAANNQNRENKDEEVGPKNQVDVETVAETLGAVMLSTGMNKTQASVQTEPAQKKWTRRKPSKTSGSTLVKASKPKITKRQLVDVMISEGPLDELVNGDKKRKQAFEGSDIPDNFPEVVLESQHRLPQ